A single region of the Variovorax paradoxus genome encodes:
- the murA gene encoding UDP-N-acetylglucosamine 1-carboxyvinyltransferase, giving the protein MDKLLIRGGRQLRGEVLISGAKNAALPELCAALLTDQPVTLHNVPRLQDVSTMLKLVRNMGVVAERDDNGTVQLNAGDLANPEAPYELVKTMRASVLALGPLLARFGRAKVSLPGGCAIGSRPVDQHIKGLQAMGAEIVVEHGYMIASLPAGRTRLKGARILTDMVTVTGTENFLMAAALAEGETLLENAAQEPEIVDLAEMLIRMGAKVEGHGTSHIRIQGVEKLHGCEHAVVADRIEAGTFLCAVAATGGDVFLRHARADHMDAVIDKLRDAGCTVATEQGGVRISSRAPASEHLKAQSFSTTEYPGFPTDMQAQFMALNVIARGASMVTETIFENRFMHVNEMVRLGATIHVEGKVAMVEGVPQLSGATVMATDLRASASLVIAGLVADGETLVDRIYHLDRGYDRMEAKLRGIGADIERVAGAAA; this is encoded by the coding sequence ATGGACAAACTTCTGATTCGCGGCGGGCGCCAGCTTCGCGGCGAGGTACTCATTTCCGGCGCCAAGAACGCAGCCTTGCCGGAGCTTTGCGCCGCGCTGCTGACCGACCAGCCTGTGACGCTGCACAACGTGCCGCGCCTGCAGGACGTGTCGACCATGCTCAAGCTGGTGCGCAACATGGGCGTGGTGGCCGAGCGCGACGACAACGGCACGGTGCAGCTCAATGCGGGCGACCTCGCCAACCCCGAGGCTCCCTACGAACTGGTGAAGACCATGCGAGCCTCGGTGCTGGCGCTGGGCCCGCTGCTCGCGCGCTTCGGCCGTGCCAAGGTTTCGCTGCCGGGCGGCTGCGCCATCGGATCGCGGCCGGTCGACCAGCACATCAAGGGCCTGCAGGCCATGGGTGCCGAGATCGTGGTGGAGCACGGCTACATGATCGCCAGCCTGCCGGCCGGGCGCACCCGCCTGAAGGGCGCGCGCATCCTCACGGACATGGTCACCGTTACCGGCACCGAGAACTTCCTCATGGCCGCCGCGCTGGCCGAGGGCGAAACGCTTCTCGAAAACGCCGCCCAGGAGCCCGAGATCGTCGACCTGGCCGAGATGCTGATCCGCATGGGCGCGAAGGTCGAAGGCCACGGCACCAGCCACATCCGCATCCAGGGCGTCGAGAAGCTGCACGGCTGCGAGCACGCCGTGGTGGCCGACCGCATCGAGGCCGGCACCTTCCTGTGCGCTGTTGCGGCCACCGGCGGCGACGTGTTTTTGCGCCACGCCCGCGCCGACCACATGGACGCGGTGATCGACAAGTTGCGCGACGCCGGCTGCACGGTCGCCACGGAACAGGGCGGCGTGCGCATCAGCTCCAGGGCCCCGGCCAGCGAACACCTCAAGGCGCAGAGCTTCAGCACCACCGAATACCCGGGCTTCCCGACCGACATGCAGGCCCAGTTCATGGCGCTGAACGTGATCGCGCGCGGCGCCTCGATGGTCACCGAGACCATATTCGAGAACCGCTTCATGCACGTGAACGAGATGGTGCGCCTGGGCGCGACGATCCACGTCGAAGGCAAGGTCGCCATGGTCGAGGGCGTGCCGCAACTTTCGGGCGCCACCGTGATGGCCACCGACCTGCGCGCCTCGGCCAGCCTGGTCATCGCCGGCCTGGTGGCCGACGGCGAGACACTGGTCGACCGCATCTACCACCTGGACCGCGGCTACGACCGCATGGAGGCCAAGCTGCGCGGCATCGGGGCCGACATCGAGCGCGTGGCGGGAGCCGCCGCATGA
- a CDS encoding BolA family protein, whose translation MTAEQLQALIQSHLPCEHITLEGDGRHWYATIVSAEFEGKRAIQRHQRVYATLGAKMHTDEVHALSMKTYTPAEWAALEK comes from the coding sequence ATGACCGCCGAACAACTCCAGGCCCTTATCCAGTCCCATCTCCCTTGCGAGCACATCACGCTCGAAGGCGACGGCCGCCACTGGTACGCCACCATCGTCTCGGCCGAATTCGAGGGCAAGCGCGCCATTCAGCGGCATCAGCGGGTCTACGCCACCCTCGGTGCGAAAATGCATACCGACGAGGTGCATGCGCTCTCCATGAAGACCTACACGCCGGCCGAATGGGCGGCGTTGGAAAAATAA
- a CDS encoding ABC transporter ATP-binding protein yields MPAISFQSVSKTYPPSRQQRAQGKQGLRAVDEVSFQIEPGEFFGLLGPNGAGKTTLISMLAGLSRPTAGAISVHGFDVQRDYAEARRQLGIVPQELVFDPFFNVRESLRIQSGYFGIKNNEPWIDELLQSLGLADKATANMRQLSGGMKRRVLVAQALVHKPPVIVLDEPTAGVDVELRQTLWQFVARLNKQGSTVLLTTHYLEEAEALCSRIAMLKLGRVIALDRTSELLKSAASNVLRFKTDAMLPWAIAQHARITGRIVQLPAQNAHEVEQLLAAIREAGVVVEDVEMRKADLEDVFIDLMAGEQTPLEVSR; encoded by the coding sequence ATGCCCGCGATCTCATTCCAATCGGTCTCCAAGACCTATCCCCCCTCCAGACAGCAACGGGCCCAAGGCAAACAAGGGCTGCGCGCGGTCGACGAGGTCAGCTTCCAGATCGAGCCGGGCGAGTTCTTCGGCTTGCTCGGCCCCAACGGCGCAGGCAAGACCACGCTCATCAGCATGCTGGCCGGCTTGTCTCGTCCCACCGCCGGGGCGATCAGCGTGCATGGCTTCGACGTGCAGCGCGACTACGCCGAAGCCCGCCGCCAGCTTGGCATCGTGCCGCAGGAGCTGGTGTTCGACCCCTTCTTCAATGTGCGGGAGTCGCTGCGCATCCAGTCGGGCTACTTCGGCATCAAGAACAACGAGCCGTGGATCGACGAGCTGCTGCAAAGCCTCGGCCTGGCCGACAAGGCCACGGCCAACATGCGCCAGCTCTCGGGCGGCATGAAGCGCCGGGTGCTGGTGGCGCAGGCGCTGGTGCACAAGCCGCCGGTGATCGTGCTCGACGAGCCGACGGCCGGGGTCGACGTGGAACTGCGCCAGACGCTCTGGCAATTCGTCGCCAGGCTTAATAAGCAGGGCAGCACCGTGCTGCTCACCACGCACTACCTCGAGGAAGCCGAGGCGCTGTGCAGCCGCATCGCCATGCTCAAGCTGGGCCGCGTGATTGCGCTCGACCGCACCAGCGAACTCCTGAAGTCTGCGGCCAGCAACGTGCTGCGCTTCAAGACCGATGCCATGCTGCCCTGGGCCATTGCCCAGCACGCGCGCATTACCGGGCGCATCGTGCAGCTGCCGGCGCAGAACGCCCATGAAGTCGAACAACTGCTGGCCGCAATCCGCGAAGCCGGCGTCGTGGTGGAAGACGTGGAAATGCGCAAGGCCGACCTTGAAGACGTGTTCATCGACCTGATGGCGGGTGAGCAAACGCCGCTGGAGGTGTCGCGATGA
- a CDS encoding ABC transporter permease, whose protein sequence is MMAVTGWRALLYKETLRFWKVGFQTVGAPVLTALLYLMVFGHVLEDHVKVYGSVGYTAFLVPGLVMMSVLQNAFANSSSSIIQSKIMGNLVFVLLTPLSHWGWFFAYVGSSVIRGLAVGLGVFAVTMFFAMPSFVAPLWIVVFALLGSAMLGTLGLIAGLWAEKFDQMAVFQNFLIMPMTFLSGVFYSIGSLPPFWQSVSHLNPFFYMIDGFRYGFFGVSDASPWLSLGIVGGAWLVVSAIAVHLLRIGYKIRG, encoded by the coding sequence ATGATGGCCGTTACTGGATGGCGTGCGCTGCTTTATAAAGAAACGCTGCGCTTCTGGAAGGTCGGCTTCCAGACGGTCGGCGCGCCGGTGCTCACGGCGCTGCTCTACCTCATGGTGTTCGGCCATGTGCTCGAAGACCACGTGAAGGTCTACGGCTCCGTCGGCTATACCGCCTTCCTGGTGCCGGGCCTCGTGATGATGAGCGTGCTGCAGAACGCCTTCGCCAACAGTTCGTCGTCGATCATCCAGAGCAAGATCATGGGCAACCTGGTCTTCGTGCTGCTCACGCCGCTCTCGCACTGGGGCTGGTTCTTCGCCTACGTGGGCTCGTCGGTGATCCGCGGGCTGGCCGTGGGGCTCGGCGTGTTTGCGGTGACCATGTTCTTCGCCATGCCGAGCTTCGTTGCGCCGCTCTGGATTGTGGTGTTCGCGCTGCTGGGCTCCGCAATGCTGGGCACGCTGGGGCTCATTGCCGGGCTCTGGGCCGAAAAATTCGACCAGATGGCCGTGTTCCAGAACTTCCTGATCATGCCCATGACCTTTCTCTCGGGTGTGTTCTATTCCATCGGCTCGCTGCCGCCGTTCTGGCAGTCGGTGAGCCACCTCAACCCGTTCTTCTACATGATCGACGGCTTCCGCTACGGCTTCTTCGGAGTCAGCGACGCCTCGCCCTGGCTCAGCCTGGGCATCGTCGGTGGCGCCTGGCTGGTGGTGAGCGCCATTGCCGTCCATCTCCTGCGAATCGGCTACAAAATCCGAGGCTGA